A section of the Bryobacteraceae bacterium genome encodes:
- a CDS encoding UPF0502 protein codes for MTTMGLDDVEIRVLGALSEKDLATPEYYPLSLGALVHACNQKTNREPVTAYDEPAVLAALDVLEQKGWVRPAAEPGSRVRKYRHLLVERLALRPSEQAVLTVLLLRGPQTAGELRTRTERLHQFPDLDAVMNTLRRLAGREPEPLVAQMERQPGTKEYRWMHLFGGSLPAAAAAAPAASLSMEQRLEALEAAVEQIRDEMIRLRALVEAMRAGAPSAD; via the coding sequence ATGACGACCATGGGGCTGGACGACGTGGAGATCCGCGTCCTCGGGGCCCTTTCCGAAAAAGACCTGGCCACGCCGGAATATTACCCGCTTTCGCTGGGCGCGCTGGTCCACGCCTGCAACCAGAAGACCAACCGGGAGCCGGTGACGGCTTACGATGAGCCGGCCGTGCTGGCCGCCCTCGACGTGCTGGAGCAGAAGGGCTGGGTGCGCCCGGCGGCCGAGCCCGGCAGCCGCGTCAGGAAATACCGCCATCTGCTGGTGGAACGGCTCGCGCTTCGCCCCAGCGAACAGGCCGTGCTTACCGTGCTGCTGCTGCGCGGGCCGCAGACGGCGGGCGAGCTGCGCACGCGAACCGAGCGCCTCCACCAGTTTCCGGACCTCGACGCGGTGATGAACACGCTGCGGCGACTGGCCGGGCGCGAGCCGGAGCCGCTGGTGGCACAGATGGAGCGCCAGCCCGGCACGAAGGAATACCGCTGGATGCACCTGTTCGGCGGCAGCCTTCCGGCAGCGGCCGCCGCCGCGCCGGCCGCCAGCCTCAGCATGGAACAGCGGCTGGAGGCGCTCGAAGCGGCGGTCGAACAAATCCGCGACGAAATGATTCGGTTGCGCGCCCTGGTGGAAGCGATGCGCGCCGGCGCACCGTCGGCAGACTGA
- the cheA gene encoding chemotaxis protein CheA, producing MEKERENVQGGLAGEPARPAGPGGAAGPEDGLKALSESMEAAAAPNFLAQDAELVQDFLVEAREHLARIEACLLEIEQGTHTPETLHAAFRSFHTIKGLAGFLDYQVIQRVAHETETLLDLARNGQLELRPQTVDVILAAGDYLALWLNTIEAAAAGRAVAEPPPPDALIARVQAAASGGPAEDEPEERPRKEDREPAEAADASAAGPKPEPRAGAGGADAALVKVDTAKLEYLVDMVGELVIAQTMLRHNPELGQVKSPRLQRDLANLARVTGEVQKTAMAMRMVPVGQLFRRMTRLVRDLARKSGKLAELELYGEDVELDRTIVEELHDPLVHMLRNSMDHGIEPPAEREARGKPAAGRIRLRASHQAGMIVIEISDDGRGLDRDRIFRKAVERGLVAPEARLSDHEVYHLIFEPGFSTAEQITDVSGRGVGMDVVRKHINRLRGRIEIVSTSGAGTTFLLKVPLTLAIIDGLIVAVGGERFIVPIFAVREMFRAQPEQIFTVEGKGEMVMVRGRLLPLVRLAERLGIEARCREASEGLVIVGESGSRVFCLLVDELAGKQEVVIKSLGPAFREARGFAGGAILGDGRVGLILDLAAIAGETGAVVRG from the coding sequence ATGGAGAAGGAAAGGGAGAACGTGCAGGGCGGGCTGGCCGGCGAGCCGGCCCGTCCTGCCGGGCCGGGCGGCGCGGCAGGGCCCGAGGACGGGTTGAAGGCGCTGTCGGAGAGCATGGAAGCGGCCGCGGCGCCGAACTTTCTGGCGCAGGATGCGGAGCTCGTGCAGGACTTCCTGGTGGAGGCGCGCGAGCACCTGGCGCGGATCGAGGCCTGTCTGCTCGAGATCGAGCAGGGGACGCACACGCCGGAGACGCTGCATGCGGCCTTCCGCAGCTTCCACACGATCAAGGGCCTGGCCGGGTTTCTCGACTACCAGGTGATCCAGCGCGTGGCGCACGAGACCGAGACGCTGCTCGATCTGGCGCGCAACGGGCAGCTCGAGCTGCGGCCGCAGACAGTGGACGTGATTCTGGCCGCGGGCGACTATCTGGCGCTGTGGCTCAACACGATCGAAGCGGCCGCGGCGGGCCGTGCGGTGGCCGAGCCGCCGCCGCCGGACGCGCTCATTGCGCGCGTGCAGGCGGCCGCTTCCGGCGGCCCGGCTGAAGACGAGCCGGAAGAGCGGCCGCGGAAAGAGGACCGGGAGCCCGCGGAGGCCGCCGATGCATCGGCCGCCGGGCCGAAGCCGGAACCGCGCGCGGGGGCGGGCGGCGCCGACGCGGCGCTTGTCAAGGTGGACACGGCGAAGCTCGAGTATCTGGTCGACATGGTGGGCGAGCTGGTGATCGCGCAGACGATGCTGCGCCACAATCCTGAGCTCGGGCAGGTGAAGTCGCCGCGCCTCCAGCGCGACCTGGCCAACCTGGCGCGGGTCACCGGCGAAGTACAGAAGACGGCAATGGCGATGCGGATGGTGCCGGTGGGGCAGCTCTTCCGGCGCATGACGCGGCTTGTGCGCGATCTGGCGCGCAAGTCGGGCAAGCTGGCCGAGCTGGAGCTCTACGGCGAGGACGTCGAGCTGGACCGCACCATCGTCGAAGAGCTGCATGATCCGCTGGTGCACATGCTGCGCAACAGCATGGATCATGGCATCGAGCCGCCGGCCGAGCGCGAGGCCCGCGGCAAGCCGGCCGCCGGGCGGATCCGGCTGCGGGCGTCGCATCAGGCGGGCATGATCGTCATCGAGATCAGCGACGACGGCCGGGGCCTCGACCGCGACCGGATCTTCCGCAAGGCCGTCGAGCGCGGCCTGGTGGCGCCGGAGGCGCGTCTGAGCGACCACGAGGTCTACCATCTGATCTTCGAGCCCGGCTTTTCCACGGCCGAGCAGATCACCGACGTCAGCGGCCGCGGCGTGGGCATGGACGTGGTGCGCAAGCACATCAACCGGCTGCGCGGCCGCATCGAGATCGTCTCGACGAGCGGCGCCGGGACGACCTTTCTGCTGAAGGTGCCGCTGACGCTGGCCATCATCGACGGCCTGATTGTCGCCGTGGGCGGCGAGCGGTTCATCGTGCCGATCTTCGCCGTGCGGGAAATGTTCCGGGCGCAGCCCGAGCAGATCTTCACCGTGGAGGGCAAGGGCGAGATGGTGATGGTGCGCGGCCGGCTGCTGCCGCTGGTGCGGCTGGCCGAACGGCTCGGCATCGAGGCGCGCTGCCGCGAGGCGAGCGAGGGGCTGGTGATTGTGGGCGAGAGCGGCAGCCGGGTGTTCTGCCTGCTGGTGGACGAGTTGGCTGGCAAGCAGGAGGTGGTGATCAAGAGCCTCGGTCCGGCCTTCCGCGAGGCGCGCGGCTTTGCCGGCGGGGCGATCCTTGGCGATGGCCGCGTGGGGCTCATTCTCGACCTGGCGGCGATCGCCGGCGAGACGGGCGCGGTGGTGCGGGGCTGA
- the cheW34H-4 gene encoding chemotaxis protein CheW, translating to MVKGAETARAQAAGRQGKYLVFHLGREEFAVAVLKVREIMGLQEITEVPQTPHYVRGVINLRGRVIPVVDLRRKFGMPDTEATARTCIVVLQVRRRTGGDPLLMGVIVDGVSEVLTIHEQDIEDTPSFGDGVELPYVLGLAKVKGRVKILLDIDQVMTAQELAGLEHLPAGEEAAPAEA from the coding sequence ATGGTGAAAGGCGCGGAGACGGCGCGTGCGCAGGCGGCGGGCCGTCAGGGCAAGTACCTGGTGTTCCACCTCGGCCGCGAGGAGTTCGCGGTGGCGGTGCTGAAGGTGCGCGAGATCATGGGGCTTCAGGAGATCACCGAAGTCCCGCAGACGCCACACTACGTGCGCGGTGTGATCAACCTGCGCGGAAGGGTGATTCCGGTGGTTGACCTGCGGCGCAAGTTCGGCATGCCGGACACGGAGGCGACCGCGCGCACCTGCATCGTCGTCCTCCAGGTGCGGCGGCGCACGGGCGGCGACCCGCTGCTGATGGGCGTCATCGTCGACGGCGTCAGCGAGGTGCTCACCATCCACGAGCAGGATATCGAGGACACGCCTTCCTTTGGCGACGGCGTCGAGCTGCCATACGTGCTCGGGCTTGCAAAAGTGAAGGGGCGGGTGAAGATCCTGCTCGACATCGACCAGGTGATGACGGCGCAGGAGCTGGCCGGGCTCGAGCATCTGCCGGCGGGCGAGGAGGCGGCGCCGGCGGAGGCCTGA
- a CDS encoding hypothetical protein (possible pseudo, internal stop codon): MTAYQAGIAEFEKTGAVVIGVSTDNLPSLRYWAQEVLKLSFPLASDFARREVARAYGVLNEASGIANRTTFVIGPDGRIVHIEEGSAALDPEGALTACRRTKRAP; this comes from the coding sequence ATGACGGCGTACCAGGCTGGTATCGCTGAATTTGAGAAAACGGGCGCGGTGGTGATTGGCGTCAGCACCGACAACCTGCCCTCGCTTCGCTACTGGGCGCAGGAGGTGCTGAAATTGAGTTTTCCGCTGGCCAGCGACTTCGCCCGGCGCGAGGTGGCCCGGGCCTACGGCGTGCTGAACGAGGCGAGCGGCATCGCCAACCGCACGACGTTCGTCATCGGGCCTGACGGCCGCATCGTCCACATTGAGGAAGGTTCAGCCGCGCTCGACCCCGAAGGGGCGCTGACGGCCTGCCGCCGCACAAAGCGCGCTCCCTAG